The proteins below are encoded in one region of Rhododendron vialii isolate Sample 1 chromosome 7a, ASM3025357v1:
- the LOC131333719 gene encoding glycine cleavage system H protein 3, mitochondrial-like, translating into MALRVWASSTANALGVSCASRSHLSPAFSLSRCFSTVLEGLKYASSHEWVKVDGPVATIGITHHAQDHLGEVVFVEVPEPGGSVAQGSSFGAVESVKATSDVNSPISGEIVEVNTKLTEAPGLINSSPYEEGWMIKVKPSNASELESLMGPKEYTKFCEEEDAAH; encoded by the exons ATGGCACTGAGAGTATGGGCGTCTTCAACAGCAAATGCACTGGGAGTCTCTTGCGCTTCCAGATCTCATCTCTCTCctgcattttctctctccagatGCTTCTCGACTG TTCTGGAGGGGCTGAAGTATGCATCTTCACACGAATGGGTGAAGGTTGACGGCCCGGTCGCTACAATTGGTATCACCCATCATGCTCAG GACCATCTCGGAGAAGTGGTGTTTGTGGAGGTGCCGGAGCCTGGCGGCTCCGTGGCACAAGGCAGCAGCTTTGGAGCTGTGGAAAGTGTAAAAGCCACCAGTGATGTTAACTCCCCAATATCCGGCGAGATTGTTGAGGTCAACACAAAGCTTACTGAAGCACCTGGTTTG ATCAATTCAAGCCCATATGAAGAAGGATGGATGATCAAGGTGAAACCAAGCAATGCATCAGAATTAGAATCCTTGATGGGTCCAAAAGAATACACGAAATTCTGCGAAGAAGAAGATGCTGCACATTAG